A genomic window from Planctomycetota bacterium includes:
- a CDS encoding lysylphosphatidylglycerol synthase domain-containing protein, whose amino-acid sequence MKAAWPIVKWLLLALTLGLVGWALAGPIKTLLADPPSVDWRWVPASTAAAACVFLAQLVAYRALLHGLGHELSWRATAQCVWVPILGKYVPGKVWAIGTAATLLRSHGVPVAVALSCYLILDGLAVMFGLLFGGWLLPEQQIVAVVVVIAAIVVLHPAVFGQLIALGLRLTKKPPLERPLRFKDYFAPALSAIAQWVFYGLSTLLMLNALTNVGVEALPRCIATAALAQTIGYLALFAPGGLGVREGIYALGLSTVVSPELAAAVALLMRAQSIIVEAGAALTGLALGRRAAV is encoded by the coding sequence TTGAAAGCCGCCTGGCCCATCGTGAAGTGGTTGCTGCTGGCGCTCACGCTCGGGCTGGTCGGCTGGGCGCTCGCCGGTCCGATCAAGACGCTGCTGGCCGACCCGCCGAGCGTGGACTGGCGGTGGGTCCCGGCAAGCACCGCCGCGGCGGCGTGTGTATTCCTGGCACAACTTGTCGCATACCGCGCGCTGCTCCACGGGCTCGGGCACGAACTCTCTTGGCGGGCGACGGCGCAGTGCGTGTGGGTGCCGATCCTGGGCAAGTACGTCCCCGGCAAGGTCTGGGCGATCGGGACGGCCGCGACGCTGCTGCGTAGCCACGGCGTACCCGTTGCGGTGGCGCTCTCGTGCTATCTGATCCTCGACGGACTGGCGGTGATGTTCGGCCTGCTCTTTGGCGGCTGGCTTCTGCCGGAACAACAGATCGTCGCGGTCGTCGTCGTCATCGCGGCGATCGTCGTGCTGCACCCGGCGGTCTTCGGCCAACTCATCGCGCTGGGCCTTCGGCTCACGAAGAAGCCGCCGCTCGAACGGCCGCTGCGGTTCAAGGATTACTTCGCCCCCGCGCTCTCGGCGATCGCGCAATGGGTCTTCTACGGACTGAGCACGCTGCTGATGCTCAACGCCCTGACCAACGTCGGCGTCGAGGCACTACCCCGCTGCATCGCGACGGCCGCGCTGGCCCAAACCATCGGCTACCTTGCCTTGTTCGCCCCCGGCGGCCTCGGCGTCCGCGAAGGCATCTACGCCTTGGGCCTGAGCACGGTCGTAAGCCCCGAACTCGCGGCGGCGGTCGCCCTGCTCATGCGCGCCCAGAGCATCATCGTCGAAGCCGGCGCGGCACTGACAGGCCTCGCCCTGGGCCGACGCGCTGCCGTGTAG
- the phoU gene encoding phosphate signaling complex protein PhoU → MRDALDDQLAGLLTCLLKMGGLAERMIGNARDALLDRDEGKRATVFAAEEDMDRLQSCVDHEAVLTIIKQQPVASDVRLTFALSRAASNLERVGDCTVNICQAVPFIFEQDVRPPAEMRDLFDLVKQAVTDALEALISRDVALAQRVVASDETINERRDGIFRELLRQIMADPSTASSSMSLVLVSRNLERIGDHATNIAEDVIYMVRGDDVRHAGEQNDAC, encoded by the coding sequence ATGCGCGATGCACTCGATGACCAACTCGCGGGCCTGCTCACCTGCCTGCTCAAGATGGGCGGGCTGGCCGAGCGGATGATCGGCAACGCCCGTGACGCGTTGCTGGATCGGGACGAAGGAAAGCGAGCGACCGTCTTCGCGGCCGAAGAAGACATGGACCGACTTCAGTCCTGCGTCGACCACGAGGCTGTTCTGACGATCATCAAGCAACAGCCAGTCGCGTCGGACGTGCGGCTCACGTTCGCGCTGAGCCGGGCGGCAAGCAATCTCGAACGCGTCGGCGATTGCACGGTGAACATCTGCCAGGCCGTCCCGTTCATCTTCGAGCAGGACGTTCGCCCGCCCGCCGAGATGCGTGACCTCTTCGACTTGGTCAAGCAGGCCGTCACCGACGCGCTCGAAGCGTTGATCAGTCGGGACGTCGCGCTGGCCCAACGCGTGGTCGCATCGGACGAGACGATCAACGAACGACGCGACGGAATTTTCCGCGAGCTGCTCCGTCAGATCATGGCCGACCCGTCCACGGCCAGCTCTTCGATGTCGCTGGTGCTGGTGAGCCGAAATCTCGAACGTATCGGCGATCACGCAACGAACATCGCCGAAGACGTGATCTACATGGTCCGCGGCGACGACGTCCGTCATGCGGGCGAGCAAAACGACGCGTGCTGA
- the pstB gene encoding phosphate ABC transporter ATP-binding protein PstB, with product MLTDTQTTTDGSTGDDVQLRPPQKQAGQLQAAVDAGGNFPAHIHPELATETPVVDVKDFNLFYGTKQALWDINMSIPHGKVTALIGPSGCGKSTLLRCVNRMNDLIDSVRIEGDMTINGDSIYSRSVDVIELRKRMGMVFQKSNPFPMSIFENVVFSLRVDGERRKGVLEETCEKALRGAALWDEVKDRLKESALGLSGGQQQRLCIARAIAAEPEVLLMDEPCSALDPIATGKIEDLIAELRGTYTVLIVTHNMQQATRTSDYTAFMYLGRLVEYGPTSTLFQTPALAETEAYVTGRFG from the coding sequence ATGCTGACCGACACGCAAACAACGACCGACGGCTCCACCGGCGACGACGTGCAGTTGCGTCCGCCGCAAAAGCAGGCCGGGCAATTGCAGGCGGCCGTCGACGCCGGCGGCAACTTCCCCGCGCACATCCACCCCGAACTCGCCACGGAAACGCCCGTCGTCGACGTGAAGGACTTCAACCTGTTCTACGGCACCAAGCAGGCGCTGTGGGACATCAACATGTCGATCCCGCACGGCAAGGTCACCGCGCTGATCGGCCCGTCGGGCTGCGGCAAGTCGACCCTGCTCCGCTGCGTCAACCGCATGAACGATCTGATCGACTCGGTTCGCATCGAGGGCGACATGACGATCAACGGCGACTCCATCTACTCACGCAGCGTCGATGTCATCGAGCTTCGCAAACGCATGGGCATGGTCTTCCAGAAGTCCAACCCATTCCCGATGAGCATTTTCGAGAATGTCGTGTTCAGCCTGCGTGTCGACGGCGAGCGTCGCAAGGGCGTGCTGGAGGAAACCTGTGAAAAGGCGCTACGCGGGGCAGCGCTTTGGGACGAGGTGAAGGACCGGCTCAAGGAATCGGCGCTTGGCCTTTCCGGTGGTCAGCAGCAACGCCTGTGCATCGCCCGCGCCATCGCCGCCGAGCCGGAGGTGTTGCTCATGGACGAACCGTGCAGCGCGCTCGACCCCATCGCCACCGGCAAGATCGAAGACCTCATCGCCGAACTCCGCGGCACCTACACCGTGCTGATCGTCACCCACAACATGCAACAGGCGACCCGCACCAGCGACTACACGGCGTTCATGTACCTTGGCCGGCTCGTCGAATATGGGCCGACCTCGACGCTCTTCCAAACCCCGGCCCTCGCCGAAACCGAGGCGTACGTCACCGGCCGGTTCGGCTGA
- a CDS encoding ABC transporter permease subunit — protein MSEPNEPNDIDYADPATADVAPQRRKRRTSLVSRGQPMVWLTGGCVAVALLMTVTLLGFVLLQGLGTFWPQPVVQVSTTDGDTLLGIPSRAVDKADGTGQEILYRVGNFDVTGERFKYVREDAIAETNEPEWALTVERLENGIAIGYLDAIIHDGVRTEGRAEAWAKFQELYPQARAIFAKLKELEEYEIGGLADEEEVVRLKLRSVELEHGEGSTEYRQAVADAQPALEEMAARFTELNAERRELEDELAKFRMEMRTEAGVIVPNDPLYPDEPMMLHRVVRAFPANQLGTLDKVGIYFGRWWEYLTDVPREANSEGGIWPAIVGTVMLTFIMILVVLPIGVIAAIYLREYARQGLIVSVIRICVNNLAGVPSIVYGVFGLGFFCYTVGKWIDGGPEHAGFGHASAGGWWAGIGVAILLVAAAVVVGILGGRMGKSDKVGGEWQTRALGFATFFLWAGAVVTLGWLLATIPFFDGFHRAKLPDPTVGKSAMIWASLTLALLTLPVIIVSTEEALAAVPNSMREGSYACGASKWQTIRRIVLPRALPGIMTGMILAIARGTGEVAPLMLVGAVKLAPELPVAADFPYFGTNRSFMHLGFHVFDLGFQSPDSEAARPLLFTTVLVLIAIVVFLNITAIFIRSRLRRAFAGGAF, from the coding sequence ATGTCCGAACCCAACGAGCCAAACGACATCGACTACGCCGACCCGGCCACCGCCGACGTCGCGCCCCAACGCCGCAAGCGGCGTACTTCGCTCGTCTCGCGTGGTCAGCCGATGGTCTGGCTCACCGGCGGGTGTGTCGCGGTCGCGCTGCTGATGACCGTGACGCTGCTCGGGTTTGTGCTGCTGCAGGGTCTGGGCACGTTCTGGCCCCAGCCGGTCGTGCAGGTCTCCACGACCGACGGCGACACGCTGCTGGGCATCCCGTCACGCGCGGTCGACAAGGCCGACGGCACCGGGCAGGAAATCCTCTACCGCGTCGGCAACTTCGACGTCACCGGCGAGCGGTTCAAGTACGTCCGCGAAGACGCCATCGCCGAGACCAACGAACCCGAATGGGCGCTGACCGTCGAGCGGCTCGAGAACGGCATCGCGATCGGCTACCTCGACGCGATCATCCACGACGGCGTCCGCACCGAGGGCCGGGCCGAAGCCTGGGCGAAGTTCCAGGAGCTTTACCCCCAGGCCCGCGCGATTTTCGCGAAACTCAAGGAACTCGAAGAATACGAGATCGGCGGGCTCGCCGACGAGGAAGAAGTCGTTCGCCTCAAACTCAGGAGCGTCGAGCTCGAACACGGCGAGGGCTCGACCGAGTATCGCCAGGCCGTCGCCGACGCACAGCCGGCGCTCGAAGAGATGGCCGCGCGGTTCACCGAACTCAACGCCGAGCGCCGCGAACTCGAGGACGAACTGGCCAAGTTCCGCATGGAGATGCGGACCGAAGCCGGCGTGATCGTCCCGAACGATCCGCTCTATCCCGACGAGCCGATGATGCTCCACCGCGTCGTGCGAGCCTTCCCTGCCAACCAGTTGGGCACGCTCGACAAGGTCGGCATCTACTTCGGCCGGTGGTGGGAGTACCTCACCGACGTGCCCCGCGAAGCCAACAGCGAGGGCGGGATCTGGCCGGCCATCGTCGGCACCGTGATGCTCACGTTCATCATGATCCTCGTGGTGCTGCCCATCGGCGTCATCGCGGCGATCTACCTCCGCGAGTACGCCAGGCAGGGCCTGATCGTCAGTGTCATCCGCATCTGTGTGAACAACCTCGCCGGCGTGCCGAGCATCGTCTACGGCGTCTTCGGGCTCGGGTTTTTCTGCTACACCGTCGGCAAGTGGATCGACGGCGGCCCCGAGCACGCCGGCTTCGGTCACGCGAGCGCCGGCGGTTGGTGGGCGGGTATCGGCGTGGCGATCCTCCTCGTCGCCGCGGCGGTCGTCGTCGGCATCCTCGGCGGACGCATGGGCAAGTCCGACAAGGTCGGCGGCGAATGGCAGACCCGCGCGCTCGGCTTCGCGACCTTCTTCCTCTGGGCGGGCGCGGTCGTCACCCTCGGCTGGCTCTTGGCGACCATCCCGTTCTTCGACGGCTTCCACCGCGCCAAGCTCCCCGACCCGACCGTCGGCAAGTCGGCGATGATCTGGGCGTCGCTCACCCTCGCGCTGCTGACCCTGCCGGTGATCATCGTCTCGACCGAGGAAGCCCTCGCGGCCGTGCCCAACTCGATGCGCGAAGGCTCCTACGCCTGTGGCGCTTCCAAGTGGCAGACTATCCGACGCATCGTGCTGCCCCGCGCGCTGCCGGGCATCATGACCGGGATGATCCTTGCCATAGCCCGGGGCACCGGTGAGGTCGCGCCGCTCATGCTCGTGGGCGCGGTCAAGCTCGCGCCGGAGCTGCCCGTCGCGGCGGACTTCCCGTACTTCGGCACCAACCGTTCGTTCATGCACCTGGGCTTTCACGTCTTCGACCTGGGCTTCCAGTCACCCGACTCCGAGGCCGCCCGCCCGCTGCTGTTCACGACCGTGCTCGTGCTCATCGCCATCGTCGTGTTCCTGAACATCACGGCGATCTTTATCCGCTCACGACTCCGCCGAGCCTTCGCCGGCGGGGCGTTCTGA